Proteins from a genomic interval of Symmachiella macrocystis:
- a CDS encoding thioredoxin family protein, with protein MRRGFLGVVLALCLCVFYVCGSALAGELCFQMVGRPPVVSSHALRFDVVGPKTGVPDRAEQSRAVTQSRRLLAFTASWCGPCKAWVSTQGERMKRAEWRIAYNDPGAHVELIDVDKRPDIVRRYGVQALPCFIAVDSSGNELGRLNGAASAEQLAELQRAKPAAGVMADVRR; from the coding sequence ATGAGGCGGGGTTTTCTCGGTGTGGTTTTGGCGTTGTGTCTGTGTGTGTTTTATGTCTGCGGTTCTGCGCTGGCAGGTGAGCTGTGTTTTCAGATGGTCGGCCGGCCTCCGGTCGTTTCTTCGCATGCGTTGCGGTTCGATGTCGTGGGGCCGAAAACGGGCGTTCCTGATAGAGCGGAGCAATCAAGGGCTGTTACTCAGTCGCGGCGGTTGCTGGCCTTTACGGCGTCCTGGTGCGGTCCGTGCAAGGCGTGGGTGTCGACGCAAGGCGAGCGCATGAAAAGGGCAGAATGGCGTATTGCCTATAACGATCCGGGCGCGCATGTGGAATTGATCGACGTAGATAAGCGGCCGGATATTGTGAGGCGTTACGGTGTCCAGGCGTTGCCTTGTTTTATCGCGGTCGATTCTTCCGGTAATGAACTGGGCCGCCTCAACGGCGCTGCATCTGCGGAGCAACTGGCGGAACTGCAAAGGGCTAAGCCGGCGGCCGGCGTAATGGCGGACGTTCGCAGGTAG